A single genomic interval of Lathyrus oleraceus cultivar Zhongwan6 chromosome 7, CAAS_Psat_ZW6_1.0, whole genome shotgun sequence harbors:
- the LOC127103324 gene encoding uncharacterized protein LOC127103324, giving the protein MDLDSDTETSLTNQHIFELYEFDEDNLEEEFEATNNIDESCEDNLQEEVETNNDTVYIAENVEAEPREKKRLRILSNEERMYIYHELLQKSVDGKLRKGATNEVASSNSVPLRTVQRIWKRAKESETRDVSHRKTKNCGRKRISIDENQIRELPFSQRTNIRSLAFALKTNPTSVSRLIKSGAIRRNSNAIKPLLKEENKISRLEFCLSMLEGTPHDPMFKSMHNIIHIDEKWFYMTKKSEKYYLLPDEDEPYRTCKSKNFIAKVMFLVAQTRPRFDSEENETFSGKIGVFPFVTHEPAIRSSINRVAGTMVTKAITTVNRDVVRSFLIDKVLPAIREKWPRDEFESTIFIQQDNARTHINHDDPLFREAATKDGFDIRLMCQPANSPDLNILDLGFFSAIQSLQYKEAPKTIDELISAVVKSFENFPSIKSNRIFVSLQLCMIEIMKEKGSNKYKIPHVNKERLERVGQLPIQIKCDPILVQEVKNYLNME; this is encoded by the exons ATGGATTTAGATAGTGATACAGAAACATCATTAACAAACCAACATATATTTGAGTTATATGAGTTTGATGAAGATAACTTAGAAGAGGAGTTTGAAGCAACCAATAATATTGATGAGTCCTGTGAAGATAACTTACAAGAGGAGGTTGAAACAAACAATGACACAG TGTATATTGCAGAAAATGTTGAAGCAGAACCTAGAGAAAAAAAGAGATTAAGAATCTTAAGCAATGAAGAACGCATGTATATTTATCATGAGCTACTACAAAAAAGCGTTGATGGAAAATTACGTAAAGGAGCTACAAATGAGGTGGCTTCATCAAATTCGGTTCCTCTAAGAACTGTTCAACGTATTTGGAAAAGAGCAAAAGAAAGTGAAACACGTGATGTCTCTCATAGGAAGACAAAAAATTGTGGACGTAAGAGAATTTCAATTGATGAGAATCAAATTCGTGAACTTCCTTTCAGTCAAAGAACAAACATTCGATCTTTAGCTTTTGCGTTGAAAACCAATCCAACATCGGTGTCCAGGCTTATAAAATCAGGGGCTATACGGCGTAATTCAAATGCCATAAAACCACTGTTGAAAGAAGAAAACAAAATATCTAGGCTGGAATTTTGTTTATCAATGCTTGAAGGTACACCACATGATCCAATGTTTAAGAGCATGCACAATATTATTCATATTGATGAAAAATGGTTTTATATGACTAAAAAATCCGAGAAGTATTATTTGCTCCCAGATGAAGATGAGCCATATCGGACATGTAAGAGCAAAAATTTCATTGCCAAAGTTATGTTCTTAGTTGCTCAAACTCGACCACGATTTGACTCAGAAGAAAATGAAACTTTTTCGGGTAAAATTGGTGTTTTTCCGTTTGTTACCCATGAACCGGCTATAAGGTCAAGTATTAACAGAGTTGCGGGAACAATGGTAACAAAAGCAATAACTACGGTAAATAGAGATGTGGTAAGATCATTCCTTATTGACAAAGTTCTACCCGCTATAAGAGAAAAATGGCCAAGAGATGAATTTGAGTCAACAATATTTATCCAGCAGGATAACGCAAGGACACATATAAACCATGATGATCCTTTATTCCGTGAAGCTGCCACCAAGGATGGGTTTGATATTCGTTTAATGTGTCAGCCTGCAAACTCTCCAGATTTGAATATCTTAGACCTTGGTTTTTTCTCGGCTATACAATCATTGCAATACAAGGAAGCACCGAAAACTATTGATGAACTTATCAGTGCAGTGGTGAAGTCATTTGAAAATTTTCCTTCAATTAAGTCCAATCGTATATTTGTATCATTGCAACTATGCATGATAGAGATCATGAAAGAGAAAGGTTCCAATAAATATAAAATTCCTCATGTAAATAAGGAAAGGCTTGAAAGAGTAGGACAACTACCAATTCAAATTAAGTGTGATCCAATATTAGTACAAGAAGTCAAAAATTACTTAAACATGGAGTAA